In the genome of Myxococcus stipitatus, one region contains:
- a CDS encoding thioesterase family protein, whose amino-acid sequence MVEARLRVIYGDTDQMGVVYYANYFRYFEFARSEYFRAHGGSYREMESSGLMLPVAEASCVYKAPARYDDVLVIRATVSELRRASVVFTYELFREGEPRTLLCTGRTLHACVGRDGKPTRLPESVARLLEHPNAAP is encoded by the coding sequence ATGGTCGAGGCCCGCCTTCGCGTCATCTACGGCGACACGGATCAGATGGGTGTCGTCTACTACGCGAACTACTTTCGCTACTTCGAGTTCGCGCGCAGCGAGTACTTCCGCGCGCACGGCGGCAGCTACCGGGAGATGGAGAGTTCCGGGTTGATGCTGCCAGTGGCGGAGGCGAGCTGCGTGTACAAGGCCCCGGCCCGCTACGACGACGTCCTGGTCATCCGCGCGACAGTGAGCGAGTTGCGCCGGGCCTCGGTCGTGTTCACCTACGAGCTTTTCCGCGAGGGCGAGCCGCGCACATTGCTGTGCACCGGTCGTACCCTGCACGCGTGCGTGGGCCGCGATGGCAAGCCCACTCGGTTGCCGGAGTCCGTGGCCCGGCTGCTGGAACATCCGAACGCAGCACCCTGA
- a CDS encoding alkaline phosphatase family protein yields the protein MIRALALMAALAALPAAARPPRLTLLITVDALGSDVLLRNRPRLQGALGRLLDTGAYFPYARYAYAKCRTAPGHTTLATGANPWRHGIVDNRWVDAASGKLVYAYVDPTHPVLEATQKPGSDSGPANLMAETLADRLRLATQERGKTVSMSFKSRSAIAMAGRLGQAWWFDASVGKFVTGTWYTKEFPAWMKQFNERKLADASFGKKWELMRPREEYVGEDDRSYEADSYGLGRTFPHPLTGGLSAPGTDFYKAYAVSPDSHTLLVEAAKAAIAGEGLGQDAVPDLLAVSFSGTDEVFHEYGPYSWEMQDTMLRLDQALGALFTAAERAAGGRANLTIVLVADHGGATPPEQWAEAGLPAQRIQPKAVLQEVSAMVKERFGPDVTVLMEEMDVYLRGPALESGKVDGAQVRRAVADFLAKQPHVLTAVTRDELYTAPDPMGYLTAVRKGYFPGRSGDVMYVPRPFHVLYYAPDGSNHGTPHSYDAQVPVVFAGKGIKPGLYLTETDPVNVAPTIAALLEMGMPASAEGKPLTEVLTGK from the coding sequence ATGATTCGAGCCCTTGCCCTGATGGCCGCGCTGGCTGCCCTCCCCGCCGCCGCGCGTCCGCCCCGACTCACCCTGCTCATCACCGTGGACGCGCTGGGAAGCGACGTCCTCCTGCGCAACCGGCCCCGGCTCCAGGGCGCGCTGGGGCGGCTGCTCGACACGGGGGCCTACTTCCCCTACGCGAGGTACGCCTACGCCAAGTGCCGCACCGCGCCCGGCCACACCACGCTGGCCACGGGTGCCAACCCCTGGCGGCACGGCATCGTCGACAACCGATGGGTGGATGCCGCCAGCGGCAAGCTCGTCTACGCGTACGTCGACCCGACCCACCCCGTGCTGGAGGCGACGCAGAAGCCCGGGAGTGACTCGGGTCCCGCCAACCTCATGGCGGAGACGCTCGCGGACCGCCTGCGGCTCGCCACGCAGGAGCGGGGCAAGACGGTGTCCATGTCCTTCAAGTCGCGCTCGGCCATCGCCATGGCGGGCCGCCTGGGACAGGCGTGGTGGTTCGACGCGAGCGTGGGGAAGTTCGTCACGGGCACCTGGTACACGAAGGAGTTCCCCGCGTGGATGAAGCAGTTCAATGAGCGCAAGCTCGCCGATGCGTCCTTCGGCAAGAAGTGGGAACTGATGCGTCCGCGCGAGGAGTACGTGGGCGAGGATGACCGGAGCTACGAGGCGGACTCGTATGGCCTGGGCCGCACCTTCCCGCATCCGCTGACGGGCGGGCTCTCCGCGCCCGGGACGGACTTCTACAAGGCGTACGCCGTCTCGCCGGACTCACACACCCTGCTCGTGGAGGCGGCCAAGGCGGCCATCGCTGGCGAGGGCCTGGGACAGGACGCCGTGCCCGACCTGCTCGCGGTGAGCTTCAGCGGCACGGATGAGGTGTTTCACGAGTACGGCCCCTACTCGTGGGAGATGCAGGACACGATGCTGCGCCTGGACCAGGCGCTGGGCGCCCTCTTCACCGCCGCCGAGCGCGCCGCGGGAGGCCGCGCCAACCTGACCATCGTGCTGGTGGCGGACCACGGCGGAGCCACGCCCCCCGAGCAGTGGGCCGAAGCGGGACTGCCCGCGCAGCGCATCCAGCCCAAGGCCGTCCTCCAGGAGGTCTCCGCGATGGTGAAGGAGCGCTTCGGTCCGGACGTCACCGTCCTCATGGAGGAGATGGACGTGTACCTGCGCGGCCCCGCGCTGGAGTCGGGCAAGGTGGATGGGGCGCAGGTGCGACGCGCGGTGGCGGACTTCCTGGCGAAGCAGCCGCACGTGCTGACGGCGGTGACGCGCGACGAGCTCTATACGGCGCCGGATCCAATGGGCTACCTGACCGCGGTGCGGAAGGGCTACTTCCCGGGGCGCAGTGGCGACGTGATGTACGTGCCGCGTCCCTTCCACGTCCTCTACTACGCGCCGGACGGGAGCAACCACGGCACGCCGCATTCGTATGACGCGCAGGTGCCCGTGGTGTTCGCGGGCAAGGGCATCAAGCCCGGCCTGTACCTGACGGAGACGGACCCGGTGAATGTCGCGCCCACCATCGCCGCGCTGCTGGAGATGGGGATGCCGGCCTCCGCCGAGGGCAAGCCGCTCACCGAGGTGCTCACCGGGAAGTGA
- a CDS encoding helix-turn-helix transcriptional regulator, translated as MARVSRIMRLVDFLRGREATTIAEISAALDVSVRTVHRDIATLREQGMPIASDTGPGGGVRLERDRGVTAVHLSIEEVVALWLAASLSSTGSSLPWGSAARSGLDKLFASVPRERARNMRELCQRVVVGRPASPRVLSELGAPPAELLAVFEQAFREQVCLSFDYEDRNGRRTRRCVEPHGLLVESPVWYILARDVEKQAARMFRMDRVHRPRRVPERSFTPDMEGLKAQALAQRSEGPR; from the coding sequence ATGGCGAGAGTGAGCCGAATCATGCGCCTGGTGGATTTCCTGCGCGGTCGCGAGGCCACCACCATCGCGGAGATCTCCGCCGCGTTGGACGTGAGTGTCCGCACGGTGCATCGCGATATCGCCACGCTCCGCGAGCAGGGCATGCCCATCGCCAGTGACACGGGCCCCGGCGGAGGCGTGCGCCTGGAACGAGACCGGGGCGTCACCGCCGTCCACCTGTCCATCGAGGAAGTCGTCGCGCTGTGGCTGGCCGCGAGCCTGTCCTCGACGGGGAGCTCGCTGCCGTGGGGAAGCGCGGCGCGCTCGGGGCTGGACAAGCTCTTCGCCAGCGTGCCGAGAGAGCGCGCACGGAACATGCGCGAGCTCTGCCAGCGCGTCGTGGTGGGCCGCCCCGCGAGTCCCCGGGTGCTGTCGGAGCTGGGGGCGCCTCCCGCGGAGCTGCTCGCCGTCTTCGAGCAGGCGTTCCGTGAGCAGGTGTGCCTGTCGTTCGACTACGAGGACCGGAACGGCCGACGCACCCGTCGCTGCGTGGAGCCCCACGGGCTGCTGGTGGAGTCTCCGGTCTGGTACATCCTCGCGCGCGACGTGGAGAAGCAAGCGGCGCGCATGTTCCGGATGGACCGGGTCCACCGGCCTCGGCGGGTGCCCGAGCGGAGCTTCACTCCCGACATGGAGGGGCTCAAGGCACAGGCCCTCGCGCAGAGAAGCGAGGGCCCGAGGTGA
- a CDS encoding type II toxin-antitoxin system RatA family toxin produces the protein MPGATRTIVINAPIEKVFDVITQYDRYPEFLSEVKAIRTANRKGNTVDVHYTVEVMKTVRYSIRVVEERPTRMAWSFIEGEVMKDNKGSWVLEPEGEGKTRATYNVEMALGLLVPKTIVNALVETSLPKMLESFKRRAEAP, from the coding sequence ATGCCTGGCGCCACGCGGACCATCGTCATCAACGCCCCCATCGAGAAGGTGTTCGACGTCATCACCCAGTATGACCGCTACCCGGAGTTCCTCTCCGAGGTGAAGGCCATCCGCACCGCCAACCGCAAGGGCAACACCGTCGACGTCCACTACACCGTCGAGGTGATGAAGACGGTGCGCTACTCCATCCGCGTGGTGGAGGAGCGGCCCACCCGCATGGCCTGGTCCTTCATCGAGGGTGAGGTGATGAAGGACAACAAGGGCAGCTGGGTGCTGGAGCCCGAGGGCGAGGGGAAGACGCGCGCCACCTACAACGTGGAGATGGCCCTGGGCCTGCTCGTGCCGAAGACCATCGTCAACGCGTTGGTCGAAACGTCGCTGCCGAAGATGCTCGAGTCGTTCAAGCGCCGCGCCGAGGCACCCTGA
- a CDS encoding valine--tRNA ligase, producing the protein MTDTTELSKAYEPTEVEARLYAFWLERGYFHAAATSDKPAFSIVLPPPNVTGSLHIGHALTATIQDILTRWKRMSGFNALWLPGTDHAGIATQMVVEKELKKTEGKSRHDLGREAFLQRVWTWKGKYGARIGEQHRFLGASLDWDRERFTMDEQSSAAVREVFVRLYEEGLMYRAQKLINWCPSCRTALSDLEVEHEEKAGSIWHIRYPIKDSDRSLTVATTRPETLLGDTAVAIHPEDERYQGLAGKLVVLPLSGREIPVIADAELVDPKFGTGVVKVTPAHDFNDYQTGLRHKLPMLTILDEAARMTKDTGKYAGMDRFEARKAVLADLQEQGLLEKEEPHKLNVGTCQRCVTVVEPRLSPQWFVKIEPLARPAIEAVEQGRTKFVPESWTNTYFHWMRNIHDWCVSRQLWWGHQIPAYYCTSCSPRQGDDTDLPLDAPTVKVGGVDFARSEPIVARAAPESCPKCGGKSFIQDSDVLDTWFSSALWPFSTLGWPNNTAELKTFYPTSVMETGHDIIFFWVARMMMMGLHFMGDVPFRTVYLHAMVRDEKGEKMSKVKGNVIDPLDVILGAKPEQLNATLKNKFPQGMPAFGADALRFTLASLTQQGRDIKLSMDRLAGYKAFCNKLWNASRFALMNMGEFQYDGRSPKELSLTLADRWILSRLQRATRDAQASLETYSFAEAASTLYQFLWAELCDWYIELAKPALYGDDPAAKDTTRAVLVYALDRVLRLMHPFMPFITEEIWQKLPMSRPTESIMIASYPAPDLALVDEAAESEMAPVIAAIEGLRTIRGESNLSPATKLKAVVQSPDARTRELLERWRGYLLPLAGLSEVQVGPPGAKPPQAAAFVATNLEIYVPLAGLIDLDAERDRLRKEIARAEQEAASVLRKLENPNFVAKAPPDVVEKDRARVAELKERKAKLEDHLQRIAPEPSMPENLPSESSTSTEESVSPSEPAQVKVAPTKAEKGGVDLGQELKGELGDAARVPEEDPQVHAALEKLREGTKEGLSPTDHHDLGVAYMSMGLVDDAMREFGKAKEGGDVREAPAEVAEPSRSERPAKKKAKPAAESELAATAAPVTKAPAKKAATAKSEAGATKAAASNAVAAEPPAKVKAPAKKGAKAGGKPAAKKGSKSGADSAAKKGSSAKAGGKASAKNGAKAGGKASAKKGSKAGGKASAKKSGGKASGGKAVAKKAGAKGPAKKAPVKTGKKAGGKAPAKKVSARKAAAKKVTRAKPSARAKARR; encoded by the coding sequence ATGACTGATACGACCGAACTGTCCAAGGCCTACGAGCCCACCGAGGTCGAGGCGCGCCTCTACGCCTTCTGGCTCGAACGCGGCTACTTCCACGCCGCCGCCACTTCCGACAAGCCCGCCTTCTCCATCGTCCTGCCGCCGCCCAACGTGACGGGCAGCCTGCACATCGGCCACGCGCTCACCGCGACCATCCAGGACATCCTCACGCGCTGGAAGCGGATGAGCGGGTTCAACGCGCTCTGGCTTCCCGGCACGGACCACGCGGGCATCGCCACGCAGATGGTGGTGGAGAAGGAGCTGAAGAAGACCGAGGGCAAGAGCCGCCACGACCTGGGGCGCGAGGCGTTCCTCCAGCGCGTCTGGACGTGGAAGGGCAAGTACGGCGCCCGCATCGGCGAGCAGCACCGCTTCCTGGGCGCGTCGCTAGACTGGGACCGCGAGCGCTTCACGATGGACGAGCAGTCGTCCGCGGCGGTGCGCGAGGTCTTCGTCCGTTTGTACGAAGAGGGCCTGATGTACCGGGCCCAGAAGCTCATCAACTGGTGCCCCTCCTGCCGCACGGCGCTGAGCGACCTGGAGGTCGAGCACGAGGAGAAGGCCGGCTCCATCTGGCACATCCGCTATCCCATCAAGGACAGCGACCGCTCGCTCACCGTGGCGACGACGCGCCCGGAGACGCTGCTGGGCGACACCGCGGTGGCCATCCACCCCGAGGACGAGCGCTACCAGGGCCTCGCCGGCAAGCTCGTGGTGCTGCCGCTGTCGGGCCGTGAGATTCCCGTCATCGCGGACGCGGAGTTGGTGGATCCGAAGTTCGGCACGGGCGTGGTGAAGGTGACGCCGGCGCACGACTTCAACGACTACCAGACGGGGCTTCGGCACAAGCTGCCGATGCTGACCATCCTGGACGAAGCCGCGCGGATGACGAAGGACACCGGCAAGTACGCCGGCATGGACCGCTTCGAGGCGCGCAAGGCGGTGCTCGCGGACCTCCAGGAGCAGGGCCTCCTGGAGAAGGAGGAGCCGCACAAGCTGAACGTGGGCACGTGTCAGCGCTGCGTGACGGTGGTGGAGCCTCGGCTGTCTCCGCAGTGGTTCGTGAAGATTGAACCGCTGGCGCGTCCGGCCATCGAAGCGGTGGAGCAGGGCCGCACGAAGTTCGTCCCGGAGTCGTGGACCAACACGTACTTCCACTGGATGCGCAACATCCACGACTGGTGTGTCAGCCGCCAGCTCTGGTGGGGCCACCAGATTCCCGCGTACTACTGCACGTCGTGCAGCCCTCGGCAGGGGGATGACACCGACCTTCCGTTGGATGCCCCGACGGTGAAGGTGGGCGGCGTGGACTTCGCTCGTTCGGAGCCCATCGTCGCGCGCGCGGCGCCCGAGTCGTGCCCGAAGTGCGGAGGCAAGAGCTTCATCCAGGACTCGGACGTGCTCGATACCTGGTTCTCGTCCGCGCTCTGGCCGTTCTCCACGCTGGGCTGGCCCAACAACACCGCGGAGCTGAAGACCTTCTACCCGACGTCCGTCATGGAGACGGGCCACGACATCATCTTCTTTTGGGTCGCCCGGATGATGATGATGGGCCTGCACTTCATGGGGGATGTGCCCTTCCGCACCGTGTACCTCCACGCGATGGTGCGCGACGAGAAGGGCGAGAAGATGTCGAAGGTCAAGGGGAACGTCATCGACCCCTTGGACGTCATCCTCGGCGCGAAGCCCGAGCAGCTCAACGCGACGCTGAAGAACAAGTTCCCGCAGGGCATGCCCGCATTCGGCGCGGACGCGCTGCGCTTCACGCTGGCATCGCTCACGCAGCAGGGCCGCGACATCAAGCTGTCGATGGACCGGCTCGCTGGCTACAAGGCGTTCTGCAACAAGCTGTGGAACGCGAGCCGCTTCGCCCTGATGAACATGGGCGAGTTCCAGTACGACGGGCGCTCGCCCAAGGAGCTGTCGCTCACGCTGGCGGACCGGTGGATCCTCTCCCGGCTCCAGCGCGCGACGCGGGATGCCCAGGCCTCGCTGGAGACGTACAGCTTCGCGGAGGCAGCCTCCACGCTGTACCAGTTCCTCTGGGCGGAGCTCTGTGACTGGTACATCGAGCTGGCCAAGCCCGCCCTCTATGGCGATGACCCGGCGGCGAAGGACACCACGCGCGCGGTGCTCGTGTACGCGCTGGACCGCGTGCTGCGGCTGATGCACCCGTTCATGCCCTTCATCACCGAGGAGATCTGGCAGAAGCTGCCGATGTCCCGGCCGACGGAGAGCATCATGATTGCGTCGTACCCGGCGCCGGACCTGGCGCTGGTGGACGAGGCGGCCGAGTCCGAGATGGCGCCGGTCATCGCGGCCATCGAGGGACTGCGCACCATCCGCGGCGAGAGCAACCTGTCGCCCGCGACGAAGCTGAAGGCGGTGGTGCAGAGCCCGGACGCCCGCACGCGGGAGCTCCTGGAGCGCTGGCGGGGATACCTGCTGCCGCTCGCCGGTCTTTCCGAGGTGCAGGTGGGACCGCCGGGGGCGAAGCCTCCGCAGGCCGCCGCGTTCGTGGCGACGAACCTGGAGATCTACGTTCCGCTGGCGGGTCTCATCGACCTGGACGCGGAGCGGGACCGGTTGCGCAAGGAGATTGCTCGCGCCGAGCAGGAAGCGGCCAGCGTCCTGCGCAAGCTGGAGAATCCCAACTTCGTGGCCAAGGCTCCGCCCGACGTGGTGGAGAAGGATCGCGCTCGCGTGGCGGAGTTGAAGGAGCGCAAGGCCAAGCTCGAAGATCACCTGCAGCGGATCGCCCCGGAGCCCTCCATGCCCGAGAACCTGCCGTCCGAGAGCAGCACGTCCACCGAGGAGAGTGTCTCCCCCTCCGAACCGGCCCAGGTGAAGGTCGCCCCGACGAAGGCAGAGAAGGGCGGCGTTGACCTGGGCCAGGAACTGAAGGGGGAGCTGGGAGACGCGGCGCGTGTGCCCGAGGAGGATCCTCAGGTCCATGCCGCGCTCGAGAAGCTGCGCGAGGGAACGAAGGAAGGTCTGTCTCCGACCGACCACCATGACCTGGGCGTGGCGTACATGAGCATGGGGCTCGTGGACGACGCGATGCGCGAGTTCGGCAAGGCGAAGGAAGGCGGCGACGTCCGCGAGGCCCCCGCCGAGGTTGCCGAGCCGTCCAGGTCCGAGCGTCCCGCGAAGAAGAAGGCGAAGCCGGCTGCTGAGTCAGAGTTGGCCGCGACGGCCGCCCCCGTGACGAAGGCTCCCGCGAAGAAGGCTGCCACCGCGAAGTCCGAGGCGGGTGCCACCAAGGCCGCCGCGTCCAACGCAGTGGCCGCCGAGCCCCCCGCGAAGGTGAAGGCTCCGGCGAAGAAGGGCGCGAAGGCGGGTGGCAAGCCCGCCGCGAAGAAGGGCTCGAAGTCGGGCGCCGACAGCGCCGCGAAGAAGGGCTCCAGCGCGAAGGCCGGAGGCAAGGCCTCCGCGAAGAATGGCGCCAAGGCTGGTGGCAAGGCCTCCGCGAAGAAGGGCTCCAAGGCTGGTGGCAAGGCCTCCGCGAAGAAGTCGGGCGGGAAGGCCTCCGGCGGCAAGGCGGTTGCGAAGAAGGCCGGTGCCAAGGGCCCGGCGAAGAAGGCGCCCGTGAAGACGGGCAAGAAGGCTGGGGGCAAGGCTCCAGCGAAGAAGGTCTCCGCTCGGAAGGCGGCGGCGAAGAAGGTCACCCGGGCGAAGCCCTCGGCACGGGCGAAGGCCCGGCGGTAG
- the glpX gene encoding class II fructose-bisphosphatase has product MDRNLAMEVVRVTEMAAIASARLMGRGNKNESDQAAVDAMRRAFDSLNIDGTVVIGEGERDEAPMLYIGEKVGRRAEGDPGVDIALDPLEGTNLCAYGRPGSISVVAMSSRGGLLNAPDTYMEKLAVGPRARGAIDLRKTPTENLRSVAEKMKVYVEDLTVVVLDRERHQDLIKEVRAAGARIRLIEDGDVAGAIATCFEGTGVDVLMGIGGAPEGVISAAAIRATGGDMQGRLVPRNQGEIDRAKKMGITDMSKIYTAEELAQGEVMFAATGVTSGDFLKGVRFFGGGCETHSVVMRSKTSTVRFIQSLHKFDKKPGYAAF; this is encoded by the coding sequence ATGGATCGCAACCTGGCAATGGAGGTCGTGCGCGTCACCGAGATGGCGGCCATCGCTTCCGCCCGACTGATGGGCCGCGGCAACAAGAACGAGTCGGACCAGGCCGCGGTGGACGCCATGCGCCGCGCGTTCGACTCGCTGAACATCGACGGCACCGTGGTCATCGGCGAGGGTGAGCGCGACGAGGCGCCCATGCTCTACATCGGCGAGAAGGTGGGCCGCCGCGCGGAGGGTGACCCGGGCGTGGACATCGCCCTGGACCCGCTGGAGGGCACCAACCTGTGCGCCTACGGCCGTCCGGGCTCCATCTCCGTGGTGGCCATGTCCAGCCGCGGCGGGCTGCTCAACGCGCCGGACACGTACATGGAGAAGCTGGCGGTGGGCCCCCGCGCCCGAGGCGCCATCGACCTGCGCAAGACCCCCACGGAGAACCTGCGCTCGGTCGCGGAGAAGATGAAGGTCTACGTGGAGGACCTCACCGTGGTGGTGCTGGACCGCGAGCGGCACCAGGACCTCATCAAGGAGGTCCGCGCCGCGGGCGCCCGCATCCGGCTCATCGAGGACGGTGACGTGGCCGGCGCCATCGCCACGTGTTTCGAGGGCACGGGCGTGGACGTGCTGATGGGCATCGGCGGCGCGCCCGAGGGCGTCATCTCCGCCGCGGCCATCCGCGCGACGGGCGGCGACATGCAGGGCCGGCTGGTGCCCCGCAACCAGGGGGAGATTGATCGCGCCAAGAAGATGGGCATCACCGACATGTCCAAGATCTACACGGCGGAGGAGCTGGCCCAGGGCGAGGTGATGTTCGCCGCCACGGGCGTGACGAGCGGCGACTTCCTCAAGGGCGTGCGCTTCTTCGGCGGCGGCTGCGAGACGCACTCGGTGGTCATGCGCAGCAAGACGAGCACCGTGCGCTTCATCCAGTCCCTGCACAAGTTCGACAAGAAGCCGGGGTACGCTGCCTTCTAG
- the nadC gene encoding carboxylating nicotinate-nucleotide diphosphorylase produces the protein MQQDYLDRLIDLALDEDLGAAGDVTSQALIPPDAEGSAELVAKEQLVLAGLDAFIRVFHKVDPDVEVELLRQDGQEVKPKVVAARCHGRLRSLLAAERTALNLVQRAAGIATLAQQAMTSVRGSKMQVLDTRKTPPGMRVLAKDAVRMGGATNHRFGLFDGVLIKDNHIAAVGGSISEALRRAKAHGPRLCKIEIEVTNLKQLAEALEHGADVVMLDNMDDAQIREAVKLAAGRVPLEVSGGVTLDRLPRLAKMGVDFVSMGALTHSARAMDLSLEITGKKARRPRASPSQG, from the coding sequence GTGCAGCAGGATTACCTTGATCGACTCATCGACCTCGCCCTCGACGAAGACCTGGGGGCGGCGGGAGATGTCACCTCGCAGGCCCTCATTCCGCCTGACGCGGAGGGCAGCGCGGAGTTGGTCGCCAAGGAGCAGTTGGTCCTCGCCGGCCTCGACGCCTTCATCCGGGTCTTCCACAAGGTCGACCCGGATGTCGAAGTGGAGCTGCTTCGCCAGGACGGCCAGGAGGTCAAGCCGAAGGTCGTGGCCGCCCGGTGTCATGGGCGGCTGCGGTCCCTGCTCGCGGCGGAGCGCACCGCGCTCAACCTCGTCCAGCGCGCTGCTGGCATCGCCACGCTGGCTCAGCAGGCGATGACGTCGGTGCGCGGCTCGAAGATGCAGGTCCTCGACACGCGCAAGACGCCTCCGGGCATGCGCGTGCTCGCCAAGGACGCGGTCCGCATGGGCGGTGCCACCAATCACCGCTTCGGCCTCTTCGATGGCGTCCTCATCAAGGACAACCACATCGCGGCCGTCGGAGGCTCCATCAGCGAGGCGCTTCGCCGCGCCAAGGCCCATGGACCTCGCCTGTGCAAGATTGAAATCGAGGTCACCAACCTCAAGCAGCTCGCCGAGGCGCTCGAGCACGGCGCCGACGTGGTGATGCTCGACAACATGGACGACGCGCAGATTCGCGAGGCCGTGAAGCTGGCGGCGGGGCGAGTCCCGCTCGAGGTCTCCGGTGGCGTCACGCTGGACCGGCTGCCCCGGCTCGCGAAGATGGGCGTGGACTTCGTGTCCATGGGCGCGCTGACGCACTCGGCGCGGGCCATGGACCTGTCGCTCGAAATCACCGGCAAGAAGGCACGCCGGCCTCGCGCCTCGCCTTCGCAGGGTTAG
- a CDS encoding response regulator gives MPKNLLVADDSLTIRKVIGMIFATEDFQVTAVDNGLDAISRCRELRPDVVLADVMMPGKSGYEVCEALKSDPATQGIPVMLLAGTFEAFDENRARAARADDHITKPFESQVLLDKVKALVGQKSNTLPASIATQVIRPAATPAAAPAPQAAPAAAPMAARPGVPQAPGARPPGAGMPPPGAGAPRPPGPGMPPGMARPPGPGMPPPGAPRPPGPGMPPGGRPPGPGMPPPGAPRPPGPGMPPGMARPGVPPPPGAPAPGMPPRPGMPPGPGAPGMAARPGAPAPGMPGGLPRPPGATPLPPMPSAAPQPAARARDPFGLGAPAGQSAAVAAQPAISIEDSLPDTSGAEEISLDIGGPSVPVSKPASPAGRPVSADGGEALLREALSKASREVIEKIAWEVVPQLAETIIREELERLIKDRETQH, from the coding sequence ATGCCCAAGAATCTGCTGGTCGCCGATGACTCGCTCACCATCCGCAAGGTGATCGGCATGATCTTCGCGACCGAGGACTTTCAGGTGACCGCGGTGGACAACGGGCTGGACGCCATCTCGCGCTGCCGCGAGCTGCGCCCGGACGTCGTCCTGGCCGACGTGATGATGCCGGGCAAGAGCGGCTACGAGGTCTGCGAGGCGCTCAAGAGCGACCCGGCCACCCAGGGCATCCCGGTGATGCTGTTGGCGGGCACCTTCGAGGCCTTCGACGAGAACCGCGCCCGCGCCGCTCGCGCCGATGACCACATCACCAAGCCCTTCGAGAGCCAGGTGCTGCTGGACAAGGTGAAGGCGCTGGTCGGTCAGAAGTCCAACACGCTGCCGGCGTCCATCGCCACGCAGGTGATTCGTCCCGCCGCGACGCCCGCCGCCGCGCCGGCCCCCCAGGCCGCTCCCGCCGCGGCGCCCATGGCCGCTCGTCCGGGTGTGCCGCAGGCGCCGGGTGCGCGTCCTCCCGGGGCGGGGATGCCGCCTCCGGGCGCGGGTGCGCCGCGTCCTCCGGGGCCGGGCATGCCGCCGGGCATGGCGCGTCCTCCGGGTCCGGGCATGCCGCCTCCGGGTGCGCCGCGTCCTCCGGGGCCGGGCATGCCGCCGGGTGGGCGTCCTCCGGGTCCGGGCATGCCGCCTCCGGGTGCGCCGCGTCCTCCGGGGCCGGGCATGCCGCCGGGCATGGCGCGTCCGGGTGTTCCTCCTCCGCCGGGGGCTCCGGCTCCGGGCATGCCTCCGCGTCCGGGGATGCCTCCGGGTCCTGGGGCTCCGGGGATGGCGGCTCGTCCGGGTGCTCCCGCGCCGGGAATGCCGGGGGGACTGCCCCGTCCGCCGGGAGCCACGCCGCTTCCGCCCATGCCGTCCGCCGCGCCGCAGCCCGCGGCCCGGGCTCGGGATCCATTCGGTCTGGGGGCTCCCGCCGGACAGTCCGCCGCCGTGGCCGCTCAGCCGGCCATCAGCATCGAGGACTCGCTGCCCGACACGAGCGGCGCGGAGGAGATCTCCCTCGACATCGGCGGGCCGTCGGTCCCCGTATCGAAGCCCGCTTCGCCCGCGGGTCGTCCGGTATCCGCGGACGGGGGCGAGGCCCTGCTGCGCGAGGCGCTGTCGAAGGCCTCCCGCGAAGTCATCGAGAAGATCGCCTGGGAGGTCGTACCGCAGCTCGCGGAGACCATCATCCGTGAGGAGCTCGAGCGGCTCATCAAGGACCGAGAGACCCAGCACTGA
- a CDS encoding alpha/beta fold hydrolase has product MKGPAGELYVDDGGVGGLPVVFIHSSAGSTKHWASQLAHVRKTRRAIALDLRGHGQSAVPESAESSVEDFAADVAAVVDGLGLERFVLVGHSLGGAVSAAYAAAHPSRVAGLLLLDPASDGRQIPTEQAQGLMAVLASEAWLQVVEEYWGPMLAPSKPEVREQVLGGLRATAQSAVRSGLGSLLTFDPVSALRSYPGPKLSLVTEYNQGPDAYQNLVSALPFQKVEPVTGHWVQLDAPEWVNGALDRFLAAVR; this is encoded by the coding sequence ATGAAGGGCCCTGCTGGAGAGCTGTACGTGGACGATGGTGGCGTGGGGGGGCTTCCGGTGGTGTTCATCCACTCGAGTGCCGGGAGCACGAAGCACTGGGCGTCGCAGCTCGCGCACGTGCGCAAGACGCGTCGGGCCATCGCGCTGGACCTGCGGGGGCACGGCCAGTCGGCGGTCCCCGAGTCGGCGGAGTCCTCCGTCGAGGACTTCGCGGCCGACGTGGCGGCGGTGGTGGACGGGCTGGGCCTGGAGCGGTTCGTGCTCGTGGGGCACAGCCTGGGCGGCGCCGTCAGCGCGGCCTACGCGGCGGCGCATCCGTCGCGCGTGGCGGGGCTGCTGCTGCTCGACCCGGCTTCGGACGGACGTCAGATTCCGACGGAGCAGGCGCAGGGGCTGATGGCGGTGCTGGCCTCGGAGGCGTGGCTGCAGGTGGTCGAGGAGTACTGGGGGCCGATGCTCGCGCCCTCGAAGCCCGAGGTGCGGGAGCAGGTTCTCGGCGGGCTGCGCGCCACGGCACAGTCCGCGGTCCGCTCGGGTCTGGGCTCGCTGCTGACGTTCGACCCGGTCTCCGCGCTGCGGAGCTATCCGGGCCCCAAGCTGTCCCTGGTGACGGAGTACAACCAGGGGCCGGATGCGTACCAGAACCTCGTGTCCGCGCTGCCGTTCCAGAAGGTGGAGCCCGTGACGGGCCACTGGGTGCAGCTCGATGCACCCGAGTGGGTGAATGGCGCGCTCGACCGGTTCCTCGCGGCCGTGCGGTGA